One stretch of Streptococcus australis DNA includes these proteins:
- a CDS encoding TraX family protein gives MKKWNATQLKYLMAAVMVLDHIPHITGIVSPLWEGIFHAMTRCVGVWFAYMAMEGFIHTRNLKDYLIRLWSWALIMFAGNSLLNTLFASKGVMVTNNIFLTLAIGVTMLWIGFPRKELDQKEKLWRWIGVAGLLIFGCLFTEGGITMLPFLLISYSCRNRKGLRNLLYTLLWAFLLVTSIHTYDTWYQTLEMMLYNSDWLFITVFPFMALYNGQRGQETSWSKYFFYIFYPAHLWIITLIAYLVK, from the coding sequence ATGAAAAAATGGAATGCAACGCAGTTGAAGTATCTGATGGCGGCAGTAATGGTTCTAGACCATATCCCTCATATCACAGGGATTGTTTCTCCTCTGTGGGAAGGTATTTTCCACGCTATGACACGTTGCGTGGGAGTTTGGTTTGCGTATATGGCTATGGAAGGTTTTATCCATACTCGAAATCTGAAAGACTATCTCATCCGCCTCTGGAGTTGGGCGCTTATCATGTTCGCAGGCAATAGCCTCCTCAATACCCTATTTGCATCTAAAGGAGTAATGGTCACTAATAACATTTTTCTGACTTTGGCTATCGGTGTCACCATGCTTTGGATTGGTTTTCCTCGAAAAGAGTTGGATCAAAAAGAGAAGTTGTGGCGTTGGATTGGAGTTGCTGGGCTTTTGATTTTCGGTTGTCTTTTTACTGAGGGTGGTATCACCATGCTACCATTTCTCTTGATTAGTTACTCTTGTCGAAATCGCAAGGGATTGCGAAATCTCCTCTATACTCTACTTTGGGCTTTCCTGTTAGTGACTTCTATCCATACCTATGATACTTGGTACCAAACCTTGGAAATGATGCTTTACAATTCTGACTGGCTCTTTATCACCGTATTTCCTTTTATGGCACTTTATAATGGACAGCGAGGACAAGAAACCAGTTGGAGTAAATATTTCTTTTATATTTTCTACCCAGCTCATCTATGGATCATAACCTTGATTGCTTATTTGGTTAAGTAG
- a CDS encoding response regulator transcription factor has translation MASILVIEDNNEIQEILRTLLAEEHEVIQAFSGTEGIMQFDKGGIDLVLLDIMLPGKNGDQVLQAIRQTSQTPIIMLTALGDKKLIGQYLLDGANDYVVKPFDLDEVFARVTVQLRQSGEHQSEDQRNAENSVQNIKNIQFDADSFEISSTTETIRLAKKECQILQMLLHHPKKIFTKEELYELIWEESYLPGDNTLNTHLSNLRKKLHQLDPNHEYIETIWGVGVRLKGDKQ, from the coding sequence ATGGCGAGCATACTTGTAATTGAAGATAATAATGAAATTCAGGAAATCTTAAGAACCCTTCTTGCAGAGGAACATGAGGTGATTCAAGCCTTTTCTGGCACAGAAGGTATCATGCAATTTGACAAAGGAGGCATTGATCTCGTTTTGCTAGATATCATGCTTCCTGGGAAAAATGGCGACCAAGTCTTGCAAGCCATTCGACAAACTAGTCAGACTCCGATCATCATGCTCACTGCTTTGGGTGATAAAAAGCTTATCGGCCAATATCTCCTAGATGGTGCCAATGATTATGTAGTAAAACCTTTTGATTTGGACGAAGTCTTTGCCAGAGTCACTGTGCAATTACGCCAAAGTGGTGAACATCAGTCAGAAGATCAAAGAAATGCTGAAAATTCGGTGCAAAACATTAAAAATATCCAGTTCGATGCGGATAGTTTTGAAATAAGTAGCACAACTGAAACCATTCGCCTTGCAAAGAAAGAGTGCCAGATTCTCCAAATGTTGCTCCATCATCCTAAAAAAATCTTCACCAAGGAAGAACTCTATGAATTGATTTGGGAAGAAAGTTACCTGCCTGGAGATAATACGCTCAACACTCATCTAAGCAATCTCCGTAAAAAACTGCATCAACTGGATCCAAATCATGAGTACATTGAAACCATTTGGGGAGTTGGTGTACGATTAAAAGGAGACAAGCAATGA
- a CDS encoding sensor histidine kinase has translation MIYILLSILLLINIVLSVSLIRYHLTVRDLSRQIEEKIRSGSMKRIGVNFFSKTILRLHNQIENLFQEVEQNQLIMKREKRTLDMAISNIAHDIRTPLTIASGYTQQLIKHPDNSQETLSKIAHHQDLVSKRLEALLEYRHLMEGAVKPKLEELDLSTFITKKTLTYYDVFQSSQIVLDFNVEPGLKTTTDEDLLDRIIQNLLGNVLKHGKEKARLSLKKEENRLVLEIDNLVKKPIKNIDNLSNRFYSENMSDTEESSGLGLYITEELVHLLGAEMKLATDGEWFSVFIYL, from the coding sequence ATGATTTATATTTTGCTATCAATATTGCTCCTTATTAACATCGTTTTATCAGTTTCTTTGATTCGCTATCATCTAACAGTTAGAGATTTAAGCAGACAAATCGAAGAGAAGATTCGCTCGGGTAGCATGAAGAGGATCGGGGTAAATTTCTTTTCAAAGACCATTTTGCGTCTACATAACCAAATTGAGAATCTGTTTCAAGAAGTAGAGCAAAACCAGCTAATCATGAAACGTGAAAAGCGCACCCTAGATATGGCAATCAGTAACATTGCTCATGATATTCGGACACCTTTAACAATCGCTTCAGGATACACTCAGCAACTAATAAAGCATCCCGATAATAGTCAGGAAACTTTAAGCAAAATAGCCCATCATCAGGATTTGGTTTCCAAACGTTTGGAGGCTCTCCTTGAATACCGTCATTTGATGGAAGGAGCAGTCAAACCGAAACTGGAAGAGCTTGATTTATCAACTTTTATAACGAAGAAGACTTTAACTTATTACGACGTTTTTCAATCTTCACAGATTGTTCTTGATTTTAACGTTGAACCAGGATTGAAAACGACGACTGATGAGGACTTGCTTGATCGAATTATACAAAACCTTCTTGGAAATGTTCTCAAGCACGGTAAGGAGAAGGCTCGACTTTCTTTGAAAAAGGAAGAAAATAGACTTGTTTTGGAAATTGATAACCTAGTCAAAAAACCTATCAAGAATATAGACAATCTCAGCAATCGTTTTTATTCTGAAAATATGTCAGATACCGAAGAATCCTCTGGTTTAGGTCTCTATATTACTGAGGAATTAGTTCATCTTCTTGGAGCGGAAATGAAGCTAGCCACTGATGGAGAATGGTTTTCAGTCTTTATTTATCTTTAA
- a CDS encoding ABC transporter permease: MIHTIQADFYRLFRSKGFWITEFILFVLMLLGATIGATGHLMSVQTAPPETPTHGWNGIEALINVSNNGSNLVFLCIILVCLVLGVDLIGKLYKNSLTVGVSRTEFFLAKFFVLASIALLQLITSLVIAFIPATLLNGLGTMPDGFVTNLLLTISLQFLCLLAWLSIVSFILYLTHSYLAVFIGYLISSIVISIPMLVFPDIEILRYLILDFAYAMTSNSQSILYTITVCVVVILIFSLSGLTIFKKKSL; this comes from the coding sequence ATGATACACACCATTCAAGCAGATTTTTACCGTCTTTTCCGCTCCAAAGGATTCTGGATTACAGAATTCATTCTCTTTGTACTTATGTTACTGGGTGCTACTATTGGCGCTACAGGACATCTAATGTCCGTTCAAACAGCACCACCTGAGACTCCTACCCATGGTTGGAATGGGATAGAAGCTCTAATCAACGTGTCAAATAACGGCTCAAACCTCGTTTTCCTCTGTATTATTCTAGTATGTTTAGTTCTTGGGGTTGATCTAATCGGCAAGCTTTATAAAAATAGTTTGACAGTCGGTGTTTCTCGTACAGAATTTTTCCTTGCTAAATTCTTTGTTCTAGCAAGTATCGCTCTCTTACAACTCATTACCAGTCTTGTGATTGCCTTTATTCCCGCGACTCTACTAAACGGACTTGGTACAATGCCTGATGGTTTTGTTACTAATCTCCTCTTGACGATTTCCCTTCAATTTCTCTGCCTTCTAGCTTGGCTTTCGATTGTTTCCTTTATTCTCTACCTAACTCATTCTTATCTTGCCGTATTTATTGGTTATCTGATTAGCTCTATCGTCATTTCTATTCCAATGCTTGTTTTCCCAGACATTGAAATTCTACGATATTTAATTCTAGATTTTGCCTATGCTATGACTAGTAATAGTCAATCTATTCTCTATACAATCACGGTTTGCGTAGTTGTCATCCTTATCTTCTCTCTTAGTGGCCTTACCATTTTCAAGAAGAAAAGCTTATAA
- a CDS encoding ABC transporter ATP-binding protein, whose product MKTVLEIHGLTKQFGQQAILQDLHLTIKEGDIYGLIGKNGAGKTTLIKIITQLLFADKGTISLFSSQSENEWTKALSRVGSVIETPVAHNHLTAYQNLKYYCMIRHIPNADQVIRETLDYVGLSDTGKKVFRDFSLGMKQRLGIAIALLSKPDFLILDEPINGLDPIGIKEFRLMIQRLNQEKGITILISSHILSELYLLANRFGILDQGKIIREISKAEFETLSEDYIVLRTSDKERACQVLKEQIQLQFKVVNPENEIHIFGNEQDVKQILKQLTLADVSIEEIYFARQNLEEYFTQLVE is encoded by the coding sequence ATGAAAACAGTACTCGAAATTCATGGACTGACCAAACAATTCGGCCAACAAGCTATTCTTCAAGATCTTCATCTAACGATAAAAGAGGGAGATATTTATGGTTTAATTGGAAAAAACGGAGCAGGTAAAACTACTCTTATCAAAATCATTACACAACTACTGTTTGCGGATAAAGGAACTATTTCCCTCTTTTCTAGTCAATCGGAAAATGAGTGGACCAAAGCCCTATCTCGAGTAGGTTCAGTTATCGAAACACCTGTAGCTCATAATCACTTAACAGCCTATCAAAATCTAAAATATTATTGTATGATTCGGCATATTCCAAATGCTGATCAAGTTATTCGAGAAACGCTGGACTATGTGGGTTTGTCAGATACAGGTAAAAAAGTCTTTCGTGATTTCTCACTAGGAATGAAACAAAGGCTTGGCATCGCCATTGCCCTTCTATCCAAACCTGATTTCCTGATTCTTGATGAACCCATTAACGGTCTCGACCCAATTGGAATCAAAGAATTTCGCCTCATGATCCAGCGGCTCAATCAAGAAAAAGGCATAACTATCCTCATCTCTAGCCATATCTTGTCTGAACTCTATCTCCTAGCTAATCGCTTTGGTATCTTAGATCAAGGTAAGATTATCCGTGAAATCAGCAAAGCTGAATTTGAAACACTAAGTGAGGATTATATCGTGCTTAGAACAAGCGATAAAGAAAGAGCTTGTCAAGTATTGAAGGAACAAATCCAACTCCAGTTTAAGGTTGTAAATCCTGAAAATGAAATCCATATCTTTGGTAATGAACAAGATGTCAAACAGATCCTCAAGCAACTAACTTTGGCAGATGTTTCTATTGAAGAGATTTACTTTGCCCGTCAAAACCTAGAAGAATACTTCACACAATTGGTAGAATAG
- a CDS encoding Cof-type HAD-IIB family hydrolase: MIKLLALDMDGTLLNEAKEIPQAHITAIHQAIEKGVKLVLCTGRPLFGVLPYYKKLGLDLQNEYVIVNNGCSTHQTSDWSLVDWQELSPADIEYLYDLAEKSDVQLTLFDEEHYFVLGGKPNEIVQNDAKLVFSDLTEISLEEATSGKYRMFQGMFLGTKEQTDNFEERFAEELCQRFSGVRSQPVIYEAMPLGTTKATALSRLAEILQIEPSEIMAMGDANNDIEMLQFAGLGIAMGNASNHVKSLANDVTTSNEEDGVARAIEKYIL; this comes from the coding sequence ATGATTAAACTACTAGCCTTGGATATGGACGGAACTCTCCTCAATGAAGCCAAGGAAATCCCTCAAGCCCACATTACTGCCATTCACCAGGCCATTGAAAAAGGCGTCAAATTGGTTCTCTGTACAGGTCGACCGCTTTTCGGTGTCCTCCCCTACTATAAAAAACTAGGACTTGACCTCCAGAATGAGTATGTCATTGTCAATAACGGTTGCTCAACCCACCAGACCAGTGACTGGAGTCTAGTTGACTGGCAAGAACTCAGTCCTGCTGATATCGAATACCTCTATGACCTAGCTGAAAAAAGCGACGTCCAGTTGACTCTCTTTGATGAAGAACATTATTTTGTCCTTGGTGGCAAGCCAAATGAAATCGTTCAAAATGATGCCAAACTAGTCTTTTCAGACCTGACTGAAATTTCCCTTGAGGAAGCCACCAGTGGTAAGTATCGTATGTTCCAAGGCATGTTTTTAGGCACTAAAGAACAAACAGATAATTTTGAAGAGCGTTTTGCTGAAGAACTCTGCCAACGATTTAGTGGTGTTCGTTCGCAGCCTGTCATTTATGAAGCTATGCCACTTGGAACCACAAAGGCTACTGCTCTTTCACGACTAGCTGAGATTTTACAGATTGAGCCGTCAGAAATTATGGCCATGGGTGATGCTAATAACGATATCGAAATGCTTCAGTTTGCCGGTCTTGGTATTGCTATGGGAAATGCTAGCAACCATGTCAAATCCCTTGCTAATGACGTCACAACCAGTAACGAAGAAGACGGCGTCGCGCGTGCCATTGAGAAGTATATTTTATAG
- a CDS encoding MarR family winged helix-turn-helix transcriptional regulator yields the protein MPQYQFNSIYKNDETESTGLLFIKVYNKWENNLKRGLKSVGLTLPQFIVLTSLLFLNNREEYVTQVDIARFTGMDVMTVSQIVRLLERKDYISRDQHPKDSRAKLVLVTKSGAEKINQALPLVEGIDEKFFEKLSNDRESFNRMLAELEDKNA from the coding sequence ATGCCACAATATCAGTTTAATTCAATTTATAAAAACGATGAAACAGAGTCTACAGGTCTTCTTTTCATCAAAGTCTACAACAAGTGGGAAAACAACTTAAAAAGAGGCTTGAAATCAGTTGGTCTCACTTTGCCTCAATTTATTGTTTTGACCTCGCTCTTGTTTTTGAACAATAGAGAGGAATATGTAACGCAAGTTGATATTGCTCGGTTCACCGGTATGGATGTTATGACGGTTTCCCAGATTGTTAGACTATTAGAGAGGAAAGACTACATTAGTCGCGATCAACATCCAAAGGATAGTCGGGCAAAACTGGTCTTAGTGACGAAGTCTGGCGCGGAGAAGATCAATCAAGCTTTACCCTTAGTAGAAGGGATTGATGAAAAATTTTTTGAAAAACTTTCTAACGATAGAGAAAGTTTTAATCGCATGTTAGCAGAGTTGGAGGATAAAAATGCCTAG
- a CDS encoding EVE domain-containing protein gives MPRYWVGVVSKNHVLRGVEGNFCQVCHGKGGPLNRMKKGDYLLYYSPKYDMNGQDKLQAFVAVGKIIDDKAYQVEQFEGFFPFRRDVEYYLPVKDCSIEIARQHPEWKGYTSRLRYGHFEVSKDFFLYIFHHMKVDDEA, from the coding sequence ATGCCTAGATATTGGGTCGGAGTTGTTTCAAAGAATCATGTTTTAAGAGGAGTTGAGGGAAATTTTTGTCAGGTCTGTCATGGAAAGGGCGGCCCCTTAAACCGTATGAAAAAAGGAGATTATCTTTTATACTATAGCCCCAAATACGATATGAACGGTCAAGATAAGTTACAGGCTTTTGTGGCCGTAGGTAAAATTATAGATGACAAAGCCTATCAAGTAGAGCAGTTTGAAGGATTCTTTCCCTTTAGAAGAGATGTTGAGTACTATCTACCAGTCAAAGATTGCTCCATAGAAATAGCCAGACAACATCCTGAATGGAAAGGCTATACTTCTAGGCTTCGTTATGGGCATTTTGAAGTTTCCAAAGACTTTTTCCTATATATCTTTCATCATATGAAAGTGGATGACGAAGCTTGA
- the rexB gene encoding ATP-dependent nuclease subunit B, whose protein sequence is MKLLYTDIRTSLIETLTREAEELVAAGKRVFYIAPNSLSFEKERAVLKCLSQQASFAITVTRFAQMARYLILNDLPTKTSLDDIGLGMAFYKCLAELDPKGLRVYGAIKQDPQFIQQLIELYHEMTTAQMSFLDLESLTDEDKRADLLLIFEKVTAYLNQNQLAQGRQLTHLIEAIENDKVSSDFSQIALVIDGFTRFSAEEEHVVDLLQRKGVEIVIGAYASKKAYTSPFTEGNLYQASVEFLHHLGAKYQTPAQNRSQTHEKMDSFDKASRLLESSYDFSELALDVDEKDRENLQIWSCLTQKEELELVARSIRQKLHDHPELSYKHFRILLGDVASYQLSLKTIFDQYQIPFYLGKSESMAHHPLTQYVESILRLKRYRFRQEDLINLLRTGLYTDLSQAEIDAFEQYLRYLGINGLPAFQQTFTKSHHGKFDLERLNAIRLRVLAPLETLFASRKQKAKNLLQKWSAFLKNAALSKQMQGLTSTMEVLEQERQAEVWKAFCHVLEQFATVFAGSQVSLEDFLALLHSGMSLSQYRTIPATVDTVLVQSYELIAPLTADFVYAIGLTQDHLPKIAQNTSLLTDEERQSLNQATEEGAQLLIASSENLKKNRYTTLSLVNAARKQLILSAPSLLNENESKESAYLQELVHFGFSRTEKKIHQKSLSKDDMGSYHSLLSSLVAYHQQGETSNREQDLTFVKVLARVMGKKLDQKGLTNPAIPTSPSSKSLEKETLQALYPADKEFYLSTSGLTEFYRNEYSYFLRYVLGLQEELRLRPDARSHGNFLHRIFERALQLPDEDSFDQRLEQAIQETDQELEFEAIYQESLEAQFTKEVLLDVARTTGHILRHNPAIETIQEEATFGGKDQAFIQLDNGRSVHVRGKVDRIDRLKADGALGVVDYKSSLTQFQFPHFFNGLNSQLPTYLAALKSKGEQNFFGAMYLEMAEPVQSLLTVKSLAGAVAEASKSMKYQGLFLEKESSHLGEFYNKNKVNQLTDEEFQLLLDYNAHLYKKAAEKILQGRFTINPYTENGRSIAPYVQQHQAITGFEANYHLGQARFLEKLDLADGKRLVGEKLKQAWFEKMREELNR, encoded by the coding sequence ATGAAATTACTTTATACTGATATTCGGACTTCTTTGATAGAAACCTTGACCAGAGAGGCGGAAGAGCTAGTTGCTGCGGGCAAGCGGGTCTTCTACATCGCCCCCAACTCTCTTTCATTTGAAAAGGAACGCGCCGTGCTGAAATGCTTGTCCCAGCAGGCTTCTTTTGCTATTACCGTCACGCGTTTTGCTCAAATGGCTCGTTACCTGATTTTAAATGACTTGCCTACAAAGACCAGTCTTGATGACATCGGCCTTGGAATGGCCTTTTATAAATGCCTTGCTGAACTTGATCCTAAAGGGTTACGAGTTTATGGAGCTATTAAACAAGACCCTCAATTTATCCAGCAGTTGATTGAACTTTATCACGAGATGACAACTGCTCAGATGAGCTTTTTGGACTTGGAAAGTTTGACCGATGAGGATAAGAGAGCAGATTTACTCTTGATTTTTGAGAAAGTGACTGCTTATCTCAATCAAAACCAGTTGGCTCAGGGAAGACAGTTGACCCATTTGATTGAGGCTATTGAGAATGATAAGGTAAGTAGTGATTTCAGTCAGATTGCCTTAGTCATTGACGGGTTTACCCGTTTTTCTGCTGAGGAAGAACATGTGGTGGATCTGCTCCAGCGTAAAGGTGTTGAGATTGTCATTGGTGCTTATGCAAGTAAAAAGGCTTATACCAGTCCTTTCACTGAAGGGAATCTCTACCAAGCCAGTGTGGAATTTCTTCATCATTTGGGGGCAAAATACCAAACACCTGCTCAGAATCGTTCTCAGACTCATGAGAAAATGGATAGTTTTGACAAGGCCTCACGTTTGCTGGAGTCTTCTTATGACTTTTCAGAACTCGCTTTAGATGTCGATGAGAAGGACCGTGAAAATTTGCAAATCTGGTCTTGCTTGACGCAAAAAGAGGAGTTGGAATTAGTAGCCCGTAGCATTCGTCAGAAATTACATGACCATCCAGAACTGAGTTACAAGCATTTCCGAATTCTCTTGGGAGATGTAGCTTCTTATCAGTTGTCCTTAAAGACCATTTTTGACCAGTACCAGATTCCATTCTATCTTGGTAAAAGCGAATCCATGGCCCATCATCCCTTGACCCAGTATGTGGAGTCTATTTTACGATTAAAACGCTACCGTTTCCGTCAGGAGGATTTGATTAATCTCCTCAGAACAGGCTTGTATACTGACCTAAGTCAGGCTGAGATTGATGCTTTCGAGCAATATCTCCGCTATCTTGGCATCAATGGCTTGCCAGCTTTTCAGCAGACCTTCACAAAATCCCACCATGGAAAGTTTGATTTGGAACGCCTGAATGCTATTCGTCTGCGAGTTTTGGCGCCACTTGAAACCTTATTTGCTAGCCGAAAACAAAAGGCTAAAAATCTCTTGCAAAAGTGGAGTGCTTTTCTAAAAAATGCTGCTTTAAGCAAGCAGATGCAAGGTTTAACATCCACTATGGAAGTCCTAGAGCAGGAAAGACAAGCTGAAGTTTGGAAAGCCTTCTGCCATGTTTTAGAACAATTTGCGACGGTTTTTGCAGGTTCACAAGTTAGTCTAGAGGACTTCTTAGCCTTGCTCCATTCTGGGATGAGTTTGTCCCAGTATCGCACCATTCCAGCGACAGTGGACACCGTTCTGGTGCAGAGTTATGAACTGATTGCGCCTCTGACAGCTGACTTTGTCTATGCCATTGGGCTGACTCAGGATCATCTACCAAAAATCGCGCAAAACACCAGTCTTTTAACAGACGAAGAAAGACAAAGCCTAAACCAAGCGACTGAAGAGGGAGCGCAATTACTGATTGCAAGTAGTGAAAACCTCAAGAAAAATCGCTACACCACGCTTTCCTTAGTTAATGCTGCTCGCAAACAGTTGATTTTGTCAGCACCAAGTCTCCTCAATGAAAATGAGAGTAAAGAATCAGCCTATCTTCAAGAGCTGGTCCATTTTGGATTTAGTCGGACAGAGAAGAAGATTCATCAAAAAAGTCTGTCTAAGGATGATATGGGTTCTTATCACAGTCTCTTGTCTAGTCTAGTTGCCTATCACCAGCAGGGCGAGACGAGTAATAGGGAGCAAGATTTAACTTTTGTTAAGGTTTTGGCGCGTGTGATGGGTAAAAAACTAGATCAAAAAGGCCTTACAAATCCAGCTATCCCAACTAGTCCAAGTAGCAAATCATTAGAGAAAGAGACCTTGCAGGCTCTCTATCCAGCTGACAAAGAGTTTTACCTGTCTACCTCTGGTTTGACGGAGTTTTACCGCAATGAATACAGTTATTTCCTCCGTTATGTCTTAGGTTTGCAGGAAGAATTACGCCTGCGTCCGGATGCTCGCAGTCACGGAAATTTTTTGCATCGTATTTTTGAACGTGCCTTGCAGTTACCTGACGAAGATTCCTTTGACCAACGTTTGGAACAGGCTATCCAAGAAACTGATCAGGAACTCGAATTTGAGGCTATTTATCAGGAAAGTTTGGAAGCCCAGTTTACCAAGGAAGTTCTGCTTGATGTCGCTCGGACCACTGGCCACATCCTACGTCATAATCCAGCCATCGAAACCATCCAAGAGGAAGCAACATTTGGCGGGAAAGACCAGGCATTTATTCAATTGGATAATGGGCGAAGTGTTCATGTGCGAGGCAAGGTTGACCGTATTGACCGCCTGAAAGCTGATGGAGCGCTAGGAGTGGTGGACTATAAATCTAGTTTGACCCAGTTCCAGTTTCCTCATTTCTTCAATGGGCTTAATTCCCAGTTACCAACCTATCTTGCTGCCCTAAAAAGTAAAGGGGAGCAGAACTTTTTCGGTGCTATGTACTTGGAAATGGCTGAACCTGTCCAATCTCTGTTGACCGTTAAGAGTTTGGCTGGAGCAGTAGCAGAAGCCAGCAAGTCTATGAAATATCAGGGTCTTTTCTTAGAAAAAGAAAGTAGTCATTTAGGGGAATTTTACAACAAAAACAAGGTCAATCAGCTGACAGATGAGGAGTTCCAGCTCTTACTAGACTATAATGCCCATCTTTACAAGAAAGCAGCTGAGAAGATTTTACAAGGACGGTTCACCATCAATCCTTATACCGAAAATGGCAGAAGCATTGCCCCGTACGTCCAGCAACATCAGGCAATTACAGGATTTGAAGCAAACTACCATCTAGGTCAAGCACGCTTTCTAGAGAAGTTAGATTTAGCGGATGGCAAACGTCTGGTCGGAGAAAAACTCAAGCAAGCATGGTTTGAAAAAATGAGAGAGGAGTTGAATCGATGA